The Penaeus monodon isolate SGIC_2016 chromosome 1, NSTDA_Pmon_1, whole genome shotgun sequence DNA window GAACATCTGACCTGCCTAGCTCTACACTGGGTCATTTATCTCTAACAACCAACTTGTCCCATCTGCCTCAGTCTCCTCCACTGCATAgtcagagaataaaaaggaaaataacaaaatcacaaTATCACAACACAAATTAGAGAAGTAAATTTCCTTTGTCTGGAAAGAGGACAGctcatctaaaatataatatttctcaACTGGTTTCAAAAAGTTAAGAATTTAATCATTACTAATTTTCCAAATTCAAAGGGAGAAAAACCATAtcaatccttttttatatatttgtccactATATAGAATAAATTCaaagcatataaaatataaaggaaaacacaGTTTTTGCAGAGATAGAATAAAGATTTTTTCCTAAATGCGACTAACATTGGGTGtcatatttgtaaaaattataaaatacattaatgataatgctgtAAGGCCAATCTTAGGTTTACTTCAGAATTTGACATAATTACACTTCTAGTTGTAGTAAATGACTTGGAAGCAAAACACAAATGATCTATAAAGAAGAGGatcagtaaaacaataaaattcaaagtttttgtttaccattttctaaattttattaaCCCCACAGGACTCTTGTCACATGCACATAATGAAGACAGAATATGAGTCTAGATAATTTgtttcttctatttatatatcacaaaacCCTTACAGTTTATAAAAGTGGAGTAAGAAATAGAGTTTACATATGCTCAGTATTACACTTATAAAAAGTGAAATTGCCAATCATTCTCCATGTACAAATGTCATCCATATATTCACAAGATTTAGTCATTCATTTGATGAAATATTCCAAATCTCATTGGACAAcactaaaaaaattaatataatgtaatctGTCAGTCCATGCACAGCAATATGTCACCAAGTTACCAACATTTTATTCACAACTGGATAAAAGCACTTCCATGGGATTATTCCTATTGGAAGTAAGTACGTCCATGGCTTCAGCTAGGTGAGTGAGGCGGTGGTTATGAGGCTGTAGGTCATTCATGTTTTCTGACAGTACGCAGGAGCTAGCTTCCAACATCGATGCTAAATTTGCATTGAGATGACTGGAGTTGTTGTCCACTTCTAATGGAGGACGTGGAGGAAGATCCACTTTCAGCACTTCCTGTAaagtatatgattattaataaccCTAATTTTAGACATTACTGGCTCTCCCCTTTTTCCAGagccagatatatatattcacaaggaGTGTTGCTGCTGTACCACAGGTTTCAGGGATTCCTTGCTTGCAGAACAATTTCACACAAATAAAAGGACATAATGATTTGTTACTGAAATTATGACAGTTGATATATGTATGGAAAAATAGGTAGTGAAAATATAACTGAGGCTAATTTATGAAGGAATGATGTGCGAGCAATATTAAAAGTTTGATCACAGCCAAACACAAAAAATCTGAAGCATACAAGTgacatatcaatatcaataaatgTCTACTTACAACTGTATTCTTCTGAAGTCTTGTTGTCTTTCCAAGCAGTGCTGCAATTTTTGCTGTATATTCTTTGCGCTTTTTGGTGACAGCAATAAGGGTGCCTTCATGACGGATCTCGGCTTCTTCCAGATCTGAGAATTGAACATAACACAATAAATAACAGTTTTTGAGCCAATCCTATGCCTGGATCAGTGGGTACATGTTTCATTATGAACAATAGTATATTAAAATGGGTTACAAGTACTTTGGCAAAAGCACACCGATTTTAAACACACATGGGAACAGATTAATGTATCGCACCTTCAGCTGTTTCCTCTGGCCTAGCTTCTTCCTTCTCGTCAGCTGGCTGGGACTGACCAGGCCCATTTCCATTGTTGAATACAGTAACTGCTTCTTTCCATACCTCACCAAAAATCTGGAAATTACCAAAGGATTCATTAAACATAAGAAAATCATTTTTGTGTAGACTTAACACCTTTTCTTCCTACCAAAATACCAGAATGATGGAACAATAATGCAAGTACCAATTACCTgaccaaatataaaatttatccaAATGAAATTGAGTCAAAATGCTGAATTACACTAAACATAACTCATTGGCTGCATAATTTTGAAACTGAAGTTGTACAAAagcattcataaaaataaaatcatataaaaaacaatttcatatgaaaatattattttcattaattaaatatttaaaaaaaaaaaaaaaaaaataatgaaaacttatgAGCATGCACTAGCTATCTGGCACATTTGTAACAAGCAAATTTCATCATGTGGAATACTCATGATTCTAAAAATGTTGGTACTATGAGACTTTTTATTAAGTGTACTGCTCCATTATAGTATTTTTGCTGAGGattaatctttacagtatggatgcacGAAGGaaagggcaaattgaagatgacaTTCTCGTAAATGACAAAAAGTTGCAGTCattggtacaagaaataatctgtagACACAAACAGTAAtgctagaaataaaaaaagatttcagAAAGTGTTGCTCATAGCCTAGGTCCACTCCTTGCTGCCAAGTTCCAAGCTCTATTTTGCTGTGCATATCACCAAATGTCAACCAATGTATGACTTACCATATCAATATGCAATTAATGTATCTTGACATCTGTTGCACTCAGGCAAAGACAAACAAATCTCTATATTTGCTGAGACAACAGTTGAATTGGTTTCATATTTGACACAAATTATCAAGTGGTTAACAAGTTCCAATTTGCTGGAAGATATGAGGTAGAAGTTAGCTGGCCCTTCTCATACTGTCACCATGCACAGGCAATGTGGTAATCACTGGATGTTGTGCAATGCTACAGTGGGtccatttttataaaaagaacaaAGTGGCACCTCACCCTGAATCTTTTATATTCTAATCAGCAGATAGTTaatacttatgtttatatatatgtatagtatttttgaAGTTCATATGCACTACTTTTCACTGCTttacactattttattatttttttctcaaaagaaacTTGATAAACTGGAGTACTTCAAAGTCTAAAGTTagttgaaatattttcttttcttttcagtttctaACTACTGCTAATATTTTAGCTACTGTCGGGTTTACTAACTAAAACtactaataattttcatttatcttcctcATCATTACAAGCAATGGTACGAACTTATCTACTATTCCACCGTAGCTTAATGCGACTCATGCTTATTGATGATATGGGTAACCTTCAAAACTGAATTATCCGACGGCTTTTCAGTGCAGAAACCTCGCGTTTAAAggacatgaatataaataagttACTGTTTTCTTGGGGCCTCTTGCTGAATTCATTATCAGGTGAACTTCAATCAACTTAAATTTCACAAGCATTAgccttataaaatttaataataataataataataataataataataatataaaattttgcaagcTGTACCATTTGAATATTCACATTTCCCTCTTAACTGTCAATTAtccactcccttcttcctttgcCTTCTTGAACTTTTACTTTCACTGAATAAGAGCCCACGAAATGATCCTTAAACCTTTCAAActgcaataaagaaaagaaggaaaaaatgaagataccAAAATTTTTTACTACGAAGGCGACTAATTTCCCCACACATTTCAATCCTTTTTATTGCTCTATTTTACCTTCATATACTCCGAGAGAATTCTGGTCTTGTCTTCCTGCGACCAGTCGTCGTGCTTGCTAATCATCTCCGCGATTTTCCGGGACAATTCATCGGAAATAATGGaagaagtcattttttttttcttcttttctttccgaaGCTGAAAAGAGACGaagactttcttcttcttctttcttcttttatagggttttagactcttgtatagtctatatcccctggatctaGAGACGAAGACGATTTGAAAATTCCTCTTTGTTTACATGTGACGTCACGGGTATGAAACGCAGGCGACGATCGCATCCGAAGTTGGATTGTGATTTTCATACTTTTGTTatggattttgttattatttattatttttgactaaaaaaaataatagtaatgataatggtgatagtgataataatagcattagtagcagtagtagtaaggataactgtagtaacaataataataagaataacaacaacaatgatgataatactgattgtaccaataaagataataatgataattttgatataatagtataatgatataatataaggataataataataattataataataataatgataaataataataataataataatgataataataataatgataataataataataataataatagtaatagtaataataataataatagtaataatagaataataataacaataataatgataataaaaatgataataataacaatgataacgacaacaacaacaacaataataatgataataataataataaataataatagccattatcattatcatcatgatcattattattattataatcatcatcaataatttttattattgaggatatatataggattatatagtttatataggattctatttagtttatataggatttatataggatatatataggattatatagtttaatataggATTCTATTTAGTATACTCctcttattaatgtattttaacGTATTAATGTATTTGCTAACACGCGCTTGATCCTCTGTAATTATCGTTACTATTTGTTTAATGATCGTGGCTGAGGTTCGTGAATTCAGatgaataattttgatattatgaAAGAAATTTACCCAGACACTGGAATTTGGGTCAGAGTCCCggatgtgtgtgcttgtttgtgtgtgtgtgtgcgtgcgtgtgtgtgtgtgtgtgtgtgtgtgtgtgtgtgtgtgtgtgtgtgtgtgtgtgtgtgtgtgtgtgtgtgtgtgtgtgtgtatgcgtgtgtgtgtgtgtatgtgtgtgtgtatatataaagggtaGAAAATccacagtatcaacacggtagtttttggctatttatacatgtatatttacctatttatatacacttacatgtacatatgtatgtatgtatgtatatatagtatagatatatatgtatatatatattttgttccgATCACAATAGGAAAATAGACTTTTTCTGCCGTTTTGCGATGTAAACCACGGCGCAGGATCTCGGGTTTTGCGACAAAAGGTGTGAATAGGAAAACGAAgattatttttcacattttattatttatatttcttgtgATCCATTGAATGCAATGGGAATCGACATCATATACTGGAATAACATGAAGGATATAATAACAGATACATAGAAATATTGACTTATAACAATATTCGGGAATTAATTACGCTGGTAAATTGCTACAAAAGTGTGTCTACGATTGATAAACAGGCTACGTGGGTTACAGTAGAACTAATCATTATATTTAGGGACATGGCTATAGGAATAACAAGGAAATTTACTCGTAGGAAGGTCTGCATCATGGCTAGAAAGACCTCTACaactgtaaaaaaagagagaaaaaagagagagagaaagagagggagagaaaaaaaaaaaaaacgcttcaaAAATAATGAATCAAAAAATCTAGTCTGCCACAAGGCGCTTACATGACATAAGGGATAACAAATTTCCTATAAGCACCATATTATCCCAAAGCATGTTTagcgtttttaaataatttatcataCTTGTACTTTGGTCCCGCTCATGGCAGAGGATACAGTATAACAAAATGTCAACactgaagggggaggggtatatatatatatatatatatatatatatatatatatatatatatatatatatatatatatatatacacatatatatatacgtatgtcttCATTCACAATAGGGAATAACAGTTGTGAGCACAATAGAAACAAGCGCTCTTACAAAAAGGCATATCTTATAAAAAATAGATCTATCTAACAACAATCTGAAACAAAGTATTTAAACTTTCAACcctataaaagaaattatatatatatatatatatatatatatatatatatatatatatatatatatatatatatatatatatatatatatatattcaatccgTCATCCAACACCTAGACTCCTAGACTCGAATCCTGATCCGAAACTCCTCTTACTCGCACCGTCGACCCTTACTACTTTTGTGTCTTTCTTCGCTCCTTCACCACGGAAATCACTTATAAAAAGGGAAGTCAGAATTACAAAGAGTACCAGGCGCGCTTAAATCTACTCTTTCATAGGATCGTCGGCTACAGGGGGAGgtatttctatcccctttttcttgCACATGTCCATGATGAGTTCACCGCAGCGAGGGTACCCGAAGCACCGAGCGTCGTCGAGGGGGGTTCGGTTCCAGCGATCctgagggagatgggaaagatgTCGTtaggttggagagggagagggggagggagagagggagagaggaggagggagagggagagaaagagggggaggaggagggagagggagagagggagggaggaagagagagagagaaacagaaagagagaaggaaaagatgtcATTAggttggagaaggagagagagagagagagagagagagagagagagagagagagagagagagagagagagagagagagagagagagagagagagagagagagagacggggaagaaaagggaacgaaggatggggagggggagggaaagagaaggagagagaaggggaagagaaaggaaagaaaaaagggaaagaagagaaaaggaggaatgagaaagggagagagagggaaggcgagtggaattaaggataaggaaagagggagagaaagggaagggaagcgaaaggtaagaaaggagggctaaggagaaggggagggaaagggagggaaggaagggaaaaagagggaaaggctgagggatggagggatagatagacggatgggGGATAGATTAACCGATTTTACTTATTCGCGAAAGAAAATCACTGAgatcactattactaatattaacatTGGTATTCCTGGCGTTACTATCACAATTACCATTATGTATGAAATGTAAATGTagtaatctatttatttacacattaagATTAGACTGTCATTTCTTGAACAGTAAAATCAAACTCTATctagcctgagagagagagagagagagagagagagagagaagagagagagagagagagagagagagagagagagagagagagagagagagagagaagagagaaagaaagagagagagagaaagaaagagagagagagaaagaaagagagagagaaaagaaagagagagaaagagaaagagagaaatgacaaCAGCTAATGGTCTCTAGGATTTCCATCTTCTCCAAAGCCCCAGAGGACCCAATCCCCATGACCCTGACCTTAGGTAACGGGTTGACCTGACAGTTCTTGAGGAGGTACTCGACGATCTCGATGTGGCCCTCCGACGTAGCTACGTGGAGAGCTGTCCGTCCGTCGTAGTCCTTGGCCTCCATATTCGTGCCCGAGAGCGAGTGTCTGCAGGGGGTATATGAGGATAACTTAGGACGAGGGTATTTATAGGATGGCATGCGCGGCCTGAGACTCTCTCTGCATTGCCCGAAATAAATGCGTTTattaattataaagaataatttCTCTgtggttcgaaaaaaaaaactggtgtttACTAATGGTTCTGTTCGTTTCGACTTTGGTTTGTAATGTAAACATCGATGTTTGTGTTAAGGTATTGTAGTCTCGTGATTGGCGTGCATTAACGTGTATTTGTCGATACACACTGGCGAGAGTTTAATAACGCATTTAATAAACGCATTTTCGGGTAATTGGTCTGAAAACGCCTTTAGACGCGAATGTCCACCAGTAGTCATTTCAAGATAAGCTACCATGACGAATCTATGTGGAAAATTAGTTTTTGCAATCCCGAGCACTGGACACTGAATATAAACCATGATTCCCCATATTCACTGCACACTGATATCAGCAAGAGAgcttctccccccacctcctgagCGCGGACAGGTCGCCAGCAGCAGCGGAGAAGAGGAGATCGAAGAGGATCTGCGCCCGGGACTCCGCCTTGGCCATGCGAGGATCCGTCTTGGTCGTGATGTGGTTGCGGAGGTTGTCGAAGTTGTGGAAGGTGAACCTCGATACGagttcctggtcagggaggtGGGTATCATGAGATATCTCCCATTATCATGTATAATTTTTACGGTCTCTCCTACCAAACGTCCCCCTTATTCATCACAGAGACAATCATCTAGGGACATTTTTTTCTCAGTGTCATTATTCTCAAACTTAGTCATAAAATGAAGTCATATCAAAATCATACAGAATAAAAACGCATCGCAGTCTCGTGCTTTATAACCCAAACACATCGACCAGGATCCTCCGACTTACCATGCAGAACTGAACGCCGCGGCAGGAGTTCCCGTTGGAGTCGAGGGGCGGCGACCAAAGGCAAATGCCCATGGTGTTGGGGACGACCAGGAGCACGCAGCCTGACACGCCGGATTTGGAAGGGAGTCCAACCTGAGCGGCGAAGAGAGTTCGACAGTCTATCAATTGCTAGGTAACAGGAAGCGATCCTTTGGTACCCAGTTGCTTATTATGGAAATCAATTGCTAAGTAATAAGAAACAGTCCTTCTGTACCTAGTTATTATGGACATCAAGTGGCTATATCAACTGCTAGGTAACAGTAAACAGTCCTTTGGTACCCAATTACTTATTATGGAAATCAAGTGGCTATCAATCACTAGGTAACAGGAAACTGCATTGTTCAGTACCCAGTTTATAATGGAGGTTAAGATACTAAACAACCCATTTAAGGAAAACAGTTAGGTACTTAATAACACACTTTATCAAGTACCCAATCCTTTCACTCTACTTCATCATACGcaagacacaaacatacaaaacaacgaGAGAGACGTCACGATATCACCCACTCTTTCGCCCCGACGACTGCCCTAGGGTCTAACCTTGAACGCGAACTGCCCCGAGTAATTGTACATGCCACAGGAGTGCATCAAGGTCAGGGTATTTCTCACGGCTTCCACGGTCAACACAGGGTCTCCGGTCAGTGGGTTGATGCCGCCGTTGGCCAGGGTCGCCGCCATGACCGCTCCTGCCTCCGCCGTGATCTCCAGCGAACACAACTGAAGGAGGGAGGCGGACGGTCAGTACCATGGCTTGTCGAACGTCCGgaatttcttcttattgttattgttcgttattattactattaccatggtTGTCTAACGACCggaattatttacctttttatttcgtcgtcatcattattgttattatcattattttcattcattattatcatattattatcatctgaaACATTACATAAGCGTATAATGAATCCATTatacaccccaccaaaaaaagaaaaagaaaagaagggaacagAACCAACCTAAATAAAGTATCCAAATACcataatccaaaaaataaaagaatcaaaCTGTTATTTCCATCATTACCCTCAAGCCTTAGGACCTGAACAGGACGACACTCCTCACGAACGAACACGAACCTGGAAGTAAAAATCGAGGGTTTCGTGGAGCTTCGTGTTCGGAGGGAAGCACTTGTTCTCCCTCATGAAGTAGGCGAGGGCGAAGTTCCTGTCAGCACACTCCCTCTCGCTCAGGAAGACGCCGTTGTTGAAACCAAGGTACTCTCCCCCGGCCAGGCGCTTGTACATGTGGAAAACCTGGGGAACGGCAAGGGTTAAGGAACGCGTAACGTCTGCGTGGCTGtgtttcttaatttatttatttatgtatctctctatctatttatttatctctctgtttactacgcattttatctatttatttacttatctatctgtctatctatttatctatctatccatctatctatatatatccatccatgtctatctatctatctacttatctatctatctatccatccatttatctacctacctatccatctcctTATTCATTTATACCAAGTCATATTTAGTTACGTtatataatgattacaattaaCATCTGAAATGCACATCTTCGTCTCACACACTGCTAGAGTTCAGAAATCTAACAACACACCGTGGTTTTGTGTTAGATATGATACGTTGAAATAGATATGCGAGGAGGTGGTATGTTAGGACAATAGGCCCATTGTTTGAAGAATGTTTATAGTCATATTTTAGAGTACCGTGCAATGTGTGATGTGTTTGGTTTGTATGTAATGTCACATTCTGATATGTTTGGTTCGTGTTATAAGATATGAAGTCATGTTTGATTCGTATTATGAAATATAACgtgaaaatcataattattacttttaaagttAATACAGTCATTTTACTCAGCAGTCCATCCAGATAGACAGACCTAATTTTGTATCTTCAATGTTGACTAAATCCAAACCTGATGGTATAACGAATCCTTCTACgaggaaaatgacaaaaatgggGGTCATACCTATTTAAAGTGTGAAACGGCAgtgaaattgggaaaaaggtCTCTGATTATCAGGGTGTCTGTATGGTATTCTCGGCTTTAAGAATAACtacaattatgattttttttccaatgaaGAGACTCTTTGCTTTTGTCCAAATTTTGTGTAAACCATTTAATGATTATTTCGCGTATTTTTCCAGTACTTATTGGTATGTTGCAATTGTTCCAATTACTTTATTCGGTGTAATAAGGGACAAAGGCCGTTACGTAATCTTTTTGCGGgtacacaattttattttatgtagtaaTATAGACAAAGAATTAGCGATTcctttgtggtaaaaaaaaaaaaaatcgcgttttTTTTCGATCCAACCCTATCCATTCTAATcacttcatttattaattaatccACCTATTTCTTATACCGAATGCACTTACCTATTcatacaatcatttttttttcattcatacatcTTCGTACGAAAAGCATTACATCGACTCTACTAtgtttaaacaattttaaaagccATTCGACCATCGCTTGTTTCGTCACTACAGGAAAAGTGCCTTGAACCTTGAACACGAACCGTCCTTGAACTTCTGTACTAAATAGGCTGACCTATTTGGTTCGTATCATACGATTATGCCATGCGTTGAGTTTGCGTGATTTTAGGGAAAGCAATTTAGATATTTGTTTAGGAAAAAAGGGCGCGCGTGGTTCGTTTAAGTGTGTCAAGAGTTAGTTTTGCCACAGTTATTTTGCATGTAGAATTCCCTTTCTTCCGGGCACGGCCTTTATGGTGTACTtgtggtatttatatgtatgtttgtttgtatttgtgtgtgtgtgtgtgtgtgtgtgtgtgtgtgtgtgtgtgtgcgcgcgtgcgtgtgcgcgtttgtacgtaagtgtgtgtgtgtgtgtgtgtgtgtgtgtgtgtgtgtgtgtgtgtgtgtgtgtgtgtgtgtgtgtgtgtgtgtgtgtgtgtgtgtgtgtgtgtgtgtgtgtgtgtgtgtgtgtgtgtgtgtgtgtgtgtgtgtgtgtgcgcgcatgcgtgtgcatgcgtgtatatgtgtggatttatgtatgtatccatgtgtacgtgtgcgcgtgtatgtataccCATATAGTACAAATAGACAAATTATCTCATTAATAACACAAATTCAGGCTACTCACATAGTCAAAGCGATCTGCGGCTGACAGTTCAGGctgaagaaagaagtaaaaaaaaaaaaaaaacatgacatttaATAATCGTTCTCAAAGGGGTGACTAAAGAGTTTAATTATATCTACAAAGATTCTATGTATAGGTTTGGCAACTATTCTGAGTTTATGAAGGGAATAtacgaaagaagaagatgaagaagaaaaagaagaagatgaagaaaaagaagaaaatgaagaagaagaaaaagaaaaagaagatgaagaataataataatcatatagatgataataaggacGAAGAcataggaagaagacgaagaaagagaaactaAAGAAGACGATGACACAGAATAAGGAAAAGCAAAGATATACCCAGAATTTCATCCCCATTTTGCAATACAGATAATTGATATTTATCCTTTgacatttctttcccctttttttctctttataagatcaaaaaaactcaaaacgaAAACCGTTGCCTCACCTTCAAGAGCGCGGCTGTCATGATGGCGCCGGCGTTGATCATAGGGTTGTGAGGTTTGTCTGTGGAAGAAAATGGCACGCGGGGTCATTTTCAAGGCGGTTTTGAAGCCCGCGCCAAGATGTTCGTCATGTGttcatttttagcattattcaAAGGTCTTTCGATCGGTTTTGGTTAATGGGATATTTCATGATTTCGGTTTGGAAGTTTTCTGATGGCAGTGATGTTAATATGATGTGTTCTGGGAAAGGAATctggaaaaaaagtgaaggatGGCGAGAAACGAGTGAAGTTCTCGatgcgtattttttcttttctaatcccgttttctgttctcctcccaccccttttaaaaagaaagaaagaaagaaaaaaataaattcacctACGGCCACCTATAACACCTCcctttactgttaaaataattcgAAATCTCACCGTAGATGTGCATAGCCATTGCACATTTCCACAAATTTCGTAATCATGATATtcgtttctcttctattctctataACATTTTGCTGCCGTGACGTGCAtcgtactttttttctctccagccTTTTCAACTATAAGAATGAAAATTGGACCTGAAACATACTTGGTTCCTTGCTCATATAATTTACAATACGATTTGCCGCCAAGAGTTCTGAGaacctcgtttttttctctcttttcgactATTTCGCCATCCACTC harbors:
- the LOC119575265 gene encoding glutaminase kidney isoform, mitochondrial-like isoform X8 gives rise to the protein MAAQTPSTWLTSLVFPSLEVMKTPQPHVGPQHPPLANGLVNGALRHENQENGLPNGLLNGHDPNLQNNEVGDPARNIPFSFPGVPEPLEAMMEVREKGEDEEMELMSKKLGDLSTIISENLEIVVKAFSSSFVIPDFRGFCHHIDEIYNNCKGNTDGKIASYIPQLERMRADNWAVSVCTVDGQRYSLGDVNTPFTLQSCSKPLTYAMAVGLYGTQHVHNYMGMEPSGRYFNELCLDFNHKPHNPMINAGAIMTAALLKPELSAADRFDYVFHMYKRLAGGEYLGFNNGVFLSERECADRNFALAYFMRENKCFPPNTKLHETLDFYFQLCSLEITAEAGAVMAATLANGGINPLTGDPVLTVEAVRNTLTLMHSCGMYNYSGQFAFKVGLPSKSGVSGCVLLVVPNTMGICLWSPPLDSNGNSCRGVQFCMELVSRFTFHNFDNLRNHITTKTDPRMAKAESRAQILFDLLFSAAAGDLSALRRHSLSGTNMEAKDYDGRTALHVATSEGHIEIVEYLLKNCQVNPLPKDRWNRTPLDDARCFGYPRCGELIMDMCKKKGIEIPPPVADDPMKE